The following DNA comes from Halalkaliarchaeum sp. AArc-CO.
TCGTGGGGGAGATCCCGCCGCCGTGCTCTCCGAAAGCTGCCTCCTCCTGTGCGGTTCCGCCCTGGTCGGTGTGGAGCCGTTGGACGTCCCGGCCTCCCGACTGGAGCCGGTCGACGGGTAGTTCGGGCGTGTCCTCGACGACGAGCGTCCGAACTTCGGGCGAGAGCTCCCACAGCAGTGCCCCCAGAAGCGTCGTCTTCCCGCAGCCGCGACCGCCGGCGACGAGCAGCGCCGCGCCGCGTTGGACCGCCACCGACAACAGTCCCGCCGCCCGCGGGGGAAGCGTCCCGGCGTCGATCAACCGCGGGAGCGTCCAGGGCGTCCGATCGCGGCGCCGGAATGCAAACGCCAGCCCGTCGGTGACCGGTGCCGTCGTTGCAGCGACTCGAACTGGGTCACCGCCGATATCTAGGCTCGCGTCCAGCGTGGGGTCCGCCCGGGAGAAGCCGCGGCCGCTCTCCCGACGCAGCCTTGACGCCAGCGTGGCAGCCGCAGTCGGGGGGAACCGGACGTTCGTGACGAACCGCCGGCCGTCACGGAGGAGCCGAACCGGGTTCTCCTCGACGGGTGCAGAGACGAACGCGTCGGTCACGTCCGGGTCCGCAAACAGGTCCTCGAACACGCCGTTCCCGTGGGTGTGCTTTCGGAGGATCGTGGCGAGCCGTTCTACGGGAACGGTCGAGAGGCCGTTCTCGTCGTCCGGTTGCTCCGTCGCGGCGACCGCCGCGGCCACCGCACGATCCGCCGAGCGGTTGTCGTTTCCCCGTGACGAGCCTCGGAGCCGATTGCGGGCCACAACCAGCGTTTCGGCGTGCTTCCGGTCGAGCCGCAGCGACGGCGGTGTGAGACGATACAGGGGCGGCGCGTCAGGTCGGCCGTACGTCCGGACGACGGCACCGGTCTCGAGTTCTATTCGCTGCCGGAGCGTCGCCGCCGGTGGTGCGCGATCCTCGATCCGGGCCCGTGCGATCGGCACCCCGTCCGCCGACCGAAGCACCTCCTCGTACCCCTCGACGTCGGCTGCGACCTCCGCGAGCCCGGTTTCGGCCGCGATCCGGCTCACGGGTCCGGCCCGACCGGTCGCCTCCCTGACGGCGTCCAGCGGATCGGTCGCGGCCAGTCCGGCGAGTCGATCGTCGTGGTGGCCGACGCGTTCGTGAAACCTGCCCGCAGCGAGCAACAGCGCGTTCGCGCCGGGGCGGTAGCGACGCGTTCTCCCGCGGGTGCGGGTGACGACGACGTCGGCGTCCCGCCGGGAGAGCGCCCGAATGACCCGGGCTCGACACGCCGGGGACTGCTGGAGGTTGCCGTCGCCGGCACACGCTGTCGCGTCCACCTGCAGCTCGGTCAGCTCCCGGAGGCCGGTTCCGCTCGGCTCTTCGAACGTGGTTTCACAGCGACAGCCGTCGGCTACGTCGTCGTCGCGACCTCCGGGGAGCCGATCGAGCAGCGACATACGGCGCCTGGCTCGTGTTCGTATTTAAAAATCCTGCTCGGGATGGCTCCCGGGCGGGAAAACGACGGGGAGGAAGGGCGGTTCCGAGAGACTGCCCGGTACTGTTCACTCGACGACGCGTGCGTCCCAGTAGGAGACCGACGCGACGGCGTCGCCCAGCGGCGTTTTCCCCACGGCCTCGTCGACCGCGCGGAAGGGTTTCGCGACCGAACCCGGCAGGCTCCGGTAGAACCCGTACGGCAACACGAAGTCGTGGGATTCGTGAGCGAGTTCGAGCCCCGCGTCCGCGAGGAGACTCCGGACGTCCCGTTTCGAGTAGAGCCGCGATCCCATCGGCAGCGCCCAGTTGTACAGCACACGTGTGCTGGGTCGTCGGAAGGTATCGAAGAACACCTGCTCGCGTGCGACCCGCTTGAGCTCCCGGAGGAACGTCACTGGCGTGTCCGCCAGGTGGAAAAAGCGCATGGCGAAGACGGCGTCGAAGTGATCGTCGGGAAACGGCAGCCGCCCGGCGTCGCCGAGCATGAACGAGACGTTCTCCGAGACGCCGGCGGTGGCGGCCTTCTCCCGTCCCTGCGAGAGCATCGCCGAGGAGATGTCGAGTCCGACGACGTCGGCGCCCTGGTCGGCGAGCATGACCGTGAACCGTCCGGTTCCGCAGGCGACCTCCAGTACTTCCCGGCCCTCGACGGGCCCCAGCGCCGAGAGAACCGCCTGCTTTTCGCGGCGATCGATCAGGCGGCCGCCGCCGGAGAACCGCTTGTCGTCGTACTCCTGGGCGACGTCCTCCGCCTGGTACCACTCCTGTCCTTTCACGGGGGAACCTGTACGCCCGGGGACTAAAATCGTACTGATGACGATCGACGGGGTCACCCATCCCGTCTACCCACGTATATTTGCCACAAAACATAATTGTTTTACACACCCGTCTATAACGGTTTATCACGTAGTTCGGTTCGTCTTCGTTCGCATCCTCCGGTCGGGCCGCCGTCCGATACCGGCCTCGAATAGCTGTAACTCCACCTTATATCTCCTTATATAATCCGTATCCGTTTTCCCAATATGTAGCCAACCTTTACCACGGCAGATCAACTCGGGGGCTGTATGAGCACTAGTCCGGCAGAAATCAACGACCACGAAACGCTGACCGACACCGAATTCAGGGATCGCCTCCGGGAGCTTCCGCCGAGCGCGAAGCTCGTCGCGAAAGTACTGGAGGGGGACTCGCCGCTCTCGCAGGGGCAGCTCGCCGAGGAGTCGCTGTTGCCCGACCGGACGGTCCGGTACGCCCTCAACCGCCTCGAGGACGAGGGACTCGTCGATTCCCGGTACAGCTTCAAAGACGCCCGCAAACAGGTGTACTTCCTGACGAACTGACTGCGCCGGCTCCCGGCGACACGCACGGTTGCGGCGTTCGGACGGAGATCCGCCCTTTTAAGTCAGTACCGGCGTTTCGACGTGTATGGAGCTTTCGGTGGTCGTGCCCACCCTCAACGGGCGCGATCGGCTGGCGGCGTGTCTGGACGCGCTGGCGGCACACGCGCCGGACGCCGAGGTGATCGTCGCCAACGGGCCGTCGGCCGACGGGACTACGGGGATGGTTCGCGACCGTGACGACGTCGACGTCCTCGTGGAGATCTCCGACCGCTCGGTGAACGTCGCTCGCAATGCGGGGATCGAAGTGGCGCGCGGGGACGCCGTCGCCCTGGTCGACTTCGACCGTCGGGTGACGGACGGCTGGTTGGAGGCAGCCCTGGAGGGACTCGAGTCGGCACCGGTCGTCACCGGCCCGTCGCTTCCGGTCGCCGGCGAGGGGCGGACGCTCGAGGAACCTGAACACCGTCGGATAGCCGGCCGGGAGGTCCGTTACTTCACGAGCGGGAACGTCGCGTTCCGACGCGGTGTCCTCGAAGAACTGGACGGGTTCGACGAGTATCTGAGCGTCGGCGGCGCCCGCGACGCCGCCCACAGGCTGGCCGGCCTCGAGTACGGGGTCGTCTGGGACGAACGACTGTCGGTGGGTCACGAGCCGCTGGCCGAGGAGGGACACGATTGGCGGGAGAAGTACCGCGCGCTCGGCTACCGGCTCGCGAAGAACTACGGGCTCCGGCCGGGGGTTCCACGCACTCTCGTCGGACAGGCGCTGTGTGACGCGCGGTCGACCCTCGAGGACGTGGTCCGGGGCGAGGGGGCTCCCACCGCGTGGGTCGGGAACGGGTGGCGGGTCGTAACCGGTGCGGTCGACGGCGCCACTGACGGGCTCGTCGCCCGGGCCCGGGACCGATCGCCGACGCGGAACCCTCGCGGGATCTCGGTCCGCCGCGATCGTGCGGTCGCGCTGTACGATCGGCGCGATGGACGCGTCGAATCGTAGTCTCGCCATCGGTTGACGCTGGTTCCGGATTCAAACGGGATACTCGGCGTCCTCGTCGACGACGTGGTCCGG
Coding sequences within:
- a CDS encoding ATPase, T2SS/T4P/T4SS family codes for the protein MSLLDRLPGGRDDDVADGCRCETTFEEPSGTGLRELTELQVDATACAGDGNLQQSPACRARVIRALSRRDADVVVTRTRGRTRRYRPGANALLLAAGRFHERVGHHDDRLAGLAATDPLDAVREATGRAGPVSRIAAETGLAEVAADVEGYEEVLRSADGVPIARARIEDRAPPAATLRQRIELETGAVVRTYGRPDAPPLYRLTPPSLRLDRKHAETLVVARNRLRGSSRGNDNRSADRAVAAAVAATEQPDDENGLSTVPVERLATILRKHTHGNGVFEDLFADPDVTDAFVSAPVEENPVRLLRDGRRFVTNVRFPPTAAATLASRLRRESGRGFSRADPTLDASLDIGGDPVRVAATTAPVTDGLAFAFRRRDRTPWTLPRLIDAGTLPPRAAGLLSVAVQRGAALLVAGGRGCGKTTLLGALLWELSPEVRTLVVEDTPELPVDRLQSGGRDVQRLHTDQGGTAQEEAAFGEHGGGISPTKAVRTALRLGDGALVVGEVRGTEAAALYEAMRVGAQREAILGTIHGDGAEAVRERVVSDLGVSASSFGATDAVVTLDGEYRLSAIEEIRGGGGDVRSVPLFEGADADSSTGVCDRGNSHLLSALARSGESYADVRDTVQRRSDRLERLAETDRHRPSDLDPGRQAP
- a CDS encoding methyltransferase domain-containing protein → MKGQEWYQAEDVAQEYDDKRFSGGGRLIDRREKQAVLSALGPVEGREVLEVACGTGRFTVMLADQGADVVGLDISSAMLSQGREKAATAGVSENVSFMLGDAGRLPFPDDHFDAVFAMRFFHLADTPVTFLRELKRVAREQVFFDTFRRPSTRVLYNWALPMGSRLYSKRDVRSLLADAGLELAHESHDFVLPYGFYRSLPGSVAKPFRAVDEAVGKTPLGDAVASVSYWDARVVE
- a CDS encoding winged helix-turn-helix transcriptional regulator, with amino-acid sequence MSTSPAEINDHETLTDTEFRDRLRELPPSAKLVAKVLEGDSPLSQGQLAEESLLPDRTVRYALNRLEDEGLVDSRYSFKDARKQVYFLTN
- a CDS encoding glycosyltransferase — encoded protein: MELSVVVPTLNGRDRLAACLDALAAHAPDAEVIVANGPSADGTTGMVRDRDDVDVLVEISDRSVNVARNAGIEVARGDAVALVDFDRRVTDGWLEAALEGLESAPVVTGPSLPVAGEGRTLEEPEHRRIAGREVRYFTSGNVAFRRGVLEELDGFDEYLSVGGARDAAHRLAGLEYGVVWDERLSVGHEPLAEEGHDWREKYRALGYRLAKNYGLRPGVPRTLVGQALCDARSTLEDVVRGEGAPTAWVGNGWRVVTGAVDGATDGLVARARDRSPTRNPRGISVRRDRAVALYDRRDGRVES